From Lemur catta isolate mLemCat1 chromosome 21, mLemCat1.pri, whole genome shotgun sequence, a single genomic window includes:
- the RTN4R gene encoding reticulon-4 receptor — protein MVAVMVMVMVVMKVMMVVVALPGPGWQLDVNGSVGHLDVTWPEPLARDAGRDRPTPTGSRGSDLCWGCCEDGGGSAHPQQALAHKPGSRLLAWVLWLQAWQVVAPCPGACVCYNEPKVTTSCPQQGLQAVPTGIPAASQRIFLHGNRISHVPAASFRACRNLTILWLHSNALARIDAAAFAGLTLLEQLDLSDNAQLRAVDPATFHGLARLHTLHLDRCGLRELAPGLFRGLAALQYLYLQDNGLQALPDDAFRDLGNLTHLFLHGNRIPSVPERAFRGLHSLDRLLLHQNHVARVHPQAFRDLGRLMTLYLFANNLSALPAEALAPLRSLQYLRLNDNPWVCDCRARPLWAWLQKFRGSSSELPCSLPPRLAGRDLKRLVTGDLEGCAVAARPSRPIWTGGPTDEELLALPKCCQPDAADKNSVLEPGRPGSAGNALKGRVPPGDSPTGNGSGPRHINDSPFGTLPSSAEPPLTALRPQGSEPPGFPTSGPRRRPGCSRKNRTRSHCRLGQAGSGGGGAGDSEGSGALPTLACSLAPLGLALVLGAVLRPC, from the exons atggtggcgGTGATGGTGATGGTAATGGTAGTGATgaaggtgatgatggtggtggtg gccctgcctggcccagggtgGCAACTTGATGTTAATGGGTCAGTGGGCCACCTTGATGTGACCTGGCCAGAGCCCCTGGCACGCGATGCAGGCAGGGACCGCCCAACCCCTACAGGGTCCCGGGGCA GTGACCTCTGctggggctgttgtgaggatggAGGTGGCAGCGCCCACCCGCAGCAGGCTCTCGCTCACAAACCAG ggagccgGCTTCTGGCGTGGGTGCTATGGCTGCAGGCCTGGCAGGTGGTGGCCCCATGCCCAGGCGCCTGCGTGTGCTACAATGAGCCCAAGGTGACAACGAGCTGCCCCCAACAGGGCCTGCAGGCTGTGCCCACAGGCATCCCGGCCGCCAGCCAGCGCATCTTCCTCCACGGCAACCGCATCTCGCACGTGCCCGCAGCCAGCTTCCGCGCCTGCCGCAACCTCACCATCCTGTGGCTGCACTCGAACGCGCTCGCCCGCATCGACGCCGCCGCCTTCGCCGGCCTCACCCTCTTGGAGCAGCTGGACCTCAGTGACAATGCACAGCTCCGAGCCGTGGACCCCGCCACATTCCACGGCCTGGCCCGCCTGCACACGCTGCACCTGGACCGCTGTGGCCTGCGGGAGCTGGCCCCTGGCCTGTTCCGAGGCCTGGCCGCCCTGCAGTACCTCTACCTGCAGGACAACGGGCTGCAGGCGCTGCCCGACGACGCCTTCCGAGACCTGGGCAACCTCACTCACCTCTTCCTGCATGGCAACCGCATCCCCAGCGTGCCCGAACGCGCCTTCCGGGGCCTGCACAGTCTCGACCGCCTGCTGCTGCACCAGAACCACGTGGCCCGCGTGCACCCGCAGGCCTTCCGCGACCTGGGCCGCCTCATGACGCTGTACCTGTTCGCCAACAACTTGTCCGCGCTGCCTGCGGAGGCCCTGGCACCCCTGCGCTCCCTGCAGTACCTGCGGCTGAACGACAACCCCTGGGTGTGCGACTGCCGGGCCCGCCCGCTCTGGGCCTGGCTGCAGAAGTTCCGCGGCTCCTCATCGGAGCTACCCTGCAGCCTGCCCCCACGCCTGGCCGGCCGAGACCTCAAGCGCCTGGTGACCGGAGACCTGGAGGGCTGTGCTGTGGCCGCCCGGCCCTCCCGTCCCATCTGGACCGGCGGGCCCACAGACGAGGAGCTACTGGCGCTGCCCAAGTGCTGCCAGCCAGACGCTGCAGACAAGAACTCAGTGCTGGAGCCTGGGAGGCCGGGCTCGGCGGGAAACGCACTGAAGGGGCGCGTGCCGCCAGGCGACAGCCCTACAGGCAACGGCTCGGGCCCACGGCACATCAACGACTCCCCCTTTGGGACCCTCCCCAGCTCGGCTGAGCCCCCGCTGACCGCTCTGCGGCCTCAGGGCTCTGAGCCCCCAGGGTTCCCCACCTCAGGCCCTCGCCGGAGGCCTGGCTGCTCCCGCAAGAATCGCACCCGCAGCCACTGCCGCCTGGGCCAGGCAGGCAgtgggggaggcggggcgggCGACTCGGAGGGCTCCGGCGCCCTGCCCACGCTGGCCTGCAGCCTGGCGCCCCTGGGCCTCGCGCTGGTGCTGGGGGCGGTGCTCAGGCCCTGCTGA